TGCAATAATACTCTCAAGAAACTCAAATTTCAATTACACCCTaacactctctcacagaaacaataaaaatagaagttgactacctctctttttctcttatgCTGCTATACCTAATGGGTTATTGGAATTCTCTATATATGCCGTTCAAcacaaacctaatatatatatatatatatatatatatatatgttataggTCGGCAATACTAGGAATTATATTCTTAGTTGTATTCTGTCATACTTGACCGACTTCCAAGTTGTGGGCCTCGTGGGCTTcagtggcaattcaagccacaaaTTGAACCCACGTCAACAGAAACAAAGGAGAAGGTACGACAATGACACAGTTGAAAGAAGaaatgattaaataaaagagaaaaaggagtgGTAAAAGGagaaccaaataaaataatagtttttatttataacttcTAGGCTCTAGCTACAGTAGGTTGACAACGTATTGTAACTTcgttgctatttttttttttttaagtatagcTCCTTTGTTGTAGCTGCATTTTAAGTATAGCTCCTTCGTTGCTATTTTAACAACTTTAGAGCATTTAAAGTAATAgagttaaaaatttagctatttggtaccataaaaaattattttatctattttatctacTTACATGttacagcagtggatctattttaactttcaacaaaataaaataatataaacatcacaataaaataatatatatctactacaataaaataataatatctattataataaaataatacatttatTACAAttaacaacaatcacaaccacctgCAACCGCTACTGCTACCACTACCACTACCGCCGCCACCACTGCCGACTCTTCCACTGCCGCTGCTGTTGCCacatgatagcaaataatcaTCTAGTGttaacaaatgattttttttaaccccaaatgatacctatacatttttttttactaaaacaatttttcaatcatcatgatagcaaataaaaaactagagtaacaataatattttgttttaaccccaaattatatatatacaaatttatcttttgactaaaaaaaaatttctcaatcgTCATGATAGCCTATTATCATCTCAATcgtctaatattttattctatctCTCCCTTTCTTCTCTGACTCTCCCTCTTTTCTGACTATCTTTCTATTTCTCTGTCCCtccttttctctctattttttttttctcttcactcaGTTGTTTTGGTTGGGTTGAATTGGTGTTTACTGGGTTTAAAGTGGTGGTTTGAATTGGTTGGGTTTCAAAGGTGGGTTGAATCGGCGTGGGTTTCAAAGGTGGTTTGAATCGGCTGGGTTTCAGAGGTGGGTTGAATCGGCATTGTGGGTTGAATCGGCGTGGGTTGCTGAATCGGTGGTGGGTTTTTGAATCAGTTTCAGTGGCTGAAGCTTGTTTGAATCAGTGAGAGTGGTGGAGCCATGGAGATCAAATTGGTGGTTGCGTTTTGCTCGGGTTTCAGTTgttgagttttgcattttgaaTCGTGTGGATTTTGTTGTTGCGGTTTGAATTAGTGGCTGGAGCTTGTTTGAATCGATGTGGAGAGTGGTGGAGCCATGGAAATCAAATTGAGTGGTTGTGCTTTGTGTGAATTTCATTTGTTGCGTTTTATGTTTCTTAATCCGagctaggaataaaattttttattttttttagctctcatcTACAATGCATAGCCATAGAGAGCTGTGCATTGTAGCAatgaaggtaaaaaaaatacctttagctccactgctggattggtgatttttgtgttttggtggagctaaaatagctatatagctatttagctccactgctacaaGTGCttattgtgaatgctcttatgtttcaaaattcttattttagtcttttatgtttgattttgttttcatattggtcatgtcatatatttttgttagtaaTCTAACAATctataatatgtttttttttatttttattttttattttatgctctACAACATTTTAGACCTtatattttgtgaaatagtTAAATATGAAGGAATTTAATAGTCAAATTACTAATGAAAATTAACAATGGGatcaatacaaaaatataatcaaacatGAAatgtcaaattaaaaaaattttaaacctaaTGGACCAAAATAAAGAAACCTCAAATTTTAAGAGCTAAAAGTATACTTTAGTCAAAACTTTACTATCCATTTGCCATAGGCCTTTTAATCTAACTTTTAATTTATcttgcttttgaatttttttgataatttaatagttgagATTTGAACGGTAGACGTATTAGTTGAAAATACCATAATGTgtcaattaaattacaaaacttttgacATAGGtcaacttttaataaaaaatcaataagtgAAAAAACTCATAAGAATAAGTCGAGTGATTCTCAATTCCTCAAGAGATCTATGCGGTGTTGGTAATGAATTCAAAACTCATAGTCAACTTCTTTAGGTCACCTAAAACTAGGGCTCTCCACCACCTGATCAAACCCACCCAATTCACCTGAGTCAACGTCATTCGACTTGAAAATCATATGATTCGAGAGGCGGTTTGGTCGATGATTGGTCTCTAGTGACAAAAAATTGGCAAGATTAGTTCAAGTGGTAGTTTGATGTATGAGAACTGATGAACTTGACCCGCTCGATGAGAAGCCattattctctgtttttttaGGAGATCGCAATCACATAGATTCCAATGAAGACCACACGTTTCTAATTGTCGCCATTTCTCTATTTCGACCGaataaaaacccaaacaaactaacaacattcaaaatttttgtttattttagcacaagattttactttttctattttacatactaaCTTTTAAAAATACTCAACATtaagattatctattttaaggtatatattacatttcattaaaatatcaatttttattgaatttttaaattatttatattttttcacataCAACAACTACCATCCACCTTCttctttagttatttattttttttatttttgagatacataaagaaataataaacaactaaatataaaatgaacAGTAccagtgtaaatttacataattattgtaataaatttgtaaatttatactgTGGGGGCCGGCCCagaaatgatgggctattccgaACTCAGGCCCATCCGAGGAGCTTACTATCCGAGGAGGAGCCTCCTATGCAGCATTACCAACCCCAGCAGCTCCAAGGAAACCCGTCCGAGAAGCAATTCGTTCTCGGACATCATGAAGccagacgagaaactctgctcagccatttcagctcaccttccccaacatataaaacgaattaaatttaaaatatctcactgaaggctaccaccacattaattgcgccccaaccaccctcttggccgcattaatgaggaaaagacccctgaacagtatcgccttggcctctgcaactcacaaagagtctgatgagggcgtctgatgggacaggtgctcgagtggatgcttggatggctaacaggtgtaaggctgggatgaaaagatgaagaatatataatgtaaatgaagtccctcaaagagaGGGGGGCAGAACTAGGAGAActgtaagagagaaaaagataaataaaatcaaactgGAGGAATCCTTCTTGgtgttcttatttttctttctgcaaGCAGTATACTACATGCAATAGACCCGCTAGTGTCATTGAGGCCAagctctttaacccattctctacaagtatttattgtgggttgtgctttggaCCAGGGCCGGACCAACGtcagttgggccaggaaaatcgtgcaaccacatATACAATTATATACAATCTTATATAAGTCATTTTTAGacaaaattgtatatatatatatatatatattttttttttttcttctattagaCAGGTACGaattctgtaaaaaaaaaaaaaaaaaaaaaaaagaaaaaagaaaaaagaaaaggacaaacgaCAATAACAATGTACTGAATAGAATACTGTCGTGAAGAAGACACtcctgaattaaaaaaattcgaGAGGATAAgattataccaaaaaaaaacactctcacTCCTTCTCCTGCTCCTCTTTTGAATTTCGTACCAAAAATTGTAAATCTGATTAGACTAGCTTCAATCAACCATGGGATTAGCTTCAGTAATCCACCCCGGCATGCCTAGGGTTTCGCTCCCACCCAAATGGACTCGCCTTCAACTTAGCCACCACCATATTCTCACCATTTCTACACCtacaggtctctctctctctccgtgtGTATTTTGTATTACAATACAGTCTTAATTATCAAAAatccttttgaattttgattttacaGTCGGTCATAATTGTCGCCGAGCCGAATATTTTCCAATTTCTTGCTCCAGAGGAACCGAGCAGGAGGATAATTTATCTACCTCAGGTGAATTTCATGTGATCACGTTTTACATACTCTCTGATTTTTAATTCTAATTCTATATTTGTGACTTTGAAAGAGTTTATTAAATTTCGTGTTAATTGGATTCCAACAAATaagctgtgtgtgtgaattgtgatatttttacatttttgcttttaatttgcTAATTTATGACAAATTGGGGTAATTTATAGGCCCTGTGTATAATGCTCGAGCCTTGTGCACTAGCCGCTAGGTATGTCTTACAAAAGCGAcagtaaaatttaaacatttaataaatgacatagttattaatctttgatcctCTAGGTattagaagaaaatgtaatccggtggatttgtcaaaattcacatttaataaaaaaaaaaaaatatatatatatatatatatattgggtggATGatactaggtgtaacttgattgtgtttgattttgaaaatttgagagcaaaaactttcaaaatctTTTGGGAGTATTCATGATACATATCATAAAAACTGCTTTTCAGTTGTTTTCCTGATGCTACAGGCGTAACTCGTAAGGGCattttgcaaaaagaaatgaTATTGCACTTTCCCAACCTGCTTTAATTGCTTCATAATGTGGCCGCTTAGTTCTGGAAccttatactctctctctctctctctctctctcatttgagGACAGTTTCTAATATTTGATTTCAATGTACTCTAATGCCAGAATGAAGTTGTGTAATTTGTGTTAATTCATTTAATGTCTAACAGCTTTACAATGTGCTGCATTGATGATTTTGTTCAgattatatatgtaatataataaaataataaaaaaattcaataaatcaaccttataattgaatttaataaaaagtattACCATCTATGGTATTTTCCATGTCATATCCGACAATTGTAcacatttcaaattttgttgctCTGCTTATCTGCAAGATATATTGATGTAATTTGGTGCTGTAGTTTAATAGAATTTAAGTATTGGTGGAATGAATCCGCAGAAAGCAAGAGAATCAATTCTCAATCATATGATGACATTGTCAACACAGAGACATCTGACACTTCTTCTTCGGCCAGTCATTTAGAAACAACTCAGGCGCATGAGTATACCTCCTCTGTTAGAACTGTTGCCTTGTGTGTGAGCACCCTCTCGCCCTGAGCTTATTTTGATTACTGGGATCTATTGATTCTGTCATCATCTTGAGCAATTTCatttaattcattaattttataGGTGTGCACTGCAGTGGCATTTGGCATTGGTTTGGGTTTGAAAGATGGAGTTGGCAAGGCCACTGAGTTTTTTGCTGGGTATGCTGAATTTTGCATCATAGATGCTTTTCAACAACAAATAGAAAGTTCATAACACAGCTAATGTTTGTTAATAAAGCTAAAATCTGTATATCAATTACAAATCGCAGTAGGCAAGTCAAGCTAAGGAATTGATATTGCCAAAGCTAAAATCTATGCTTCTAGAGCTCTCATGTCTGCATAAGTACCATGACTATTTACATGCTTAAATATCCGGCAGACATCTTTCTTTGGCGATAACAGTTCCTGTTCAAATTATAAACATCAACTCTTGGACTCGGTGATATGTGTTATCTGAGATTATTGTTTGTGATTCGAGCAGCGCTATGCAGTTCCAAACTCTTGggcattaattttaaatatgaaGGTTATTCCAAAGCTCTCTATATTGttacctttaatttttaatggaacctgaatgagaaaatgatatGCATCTTGTGAAGTTCAAACATGTGAGAAAATAAACGCCTTGGAGGTGAAGCTTGCTATTGATACAAGTCTGATTTCTTCTGGAGGCCTTCATTTATTCTTCACTTAAGTCAGCCTCCCTCCCTCTACTGTTCTTTATGGTTCTTAGTAGGATAAAGCACTAGTAAATTAGTCAAACTACACAAATCTGAACTGTTGCCAACATTGCATATTGTTCCTCTGAGGAGGGATGTCTTAAGACCAATATAAGTTGGAGAACATGAGCATGGTTTGTAATGTTATCATCTATTATTATAGTTTTGAGTTTGAACAGttcttaaaatttgttttttctgaCTTCAtggtttatattatatttttgactCAGTtcattttatcttcttcttctgctcaCTTGAACTGGGTTTTGTTCTTTATGCTTGGATTATTTCCTTCACAATGACCATTATGGACTATGTGCAGGTATATATTGGAACAAAGTTTGTCAGTGGACAATCtgtttgtctttgttttgaTATTCAAGTACTTTAAAGTGCCAATTATGTATCAGGTGAGGCACAAATTTTTGTTCCTCTAATAAAATTTGGATTGTTTTACCTTATGGTCCTTGGGttctcaaattttatataagtatgttaatatatatatgttcccCTCCCCCCCCACCTTTATATATCAATTTCTGGCAATGACAAATTCTATTTTCTGGAGGTATAGAATCGGGTACTTTCATATGGTATTGTTGGTGCTGTGGTCTTTCGTTTGACGTTGATACTCCTTGGAGCGGCCACCCTTCAGGTAAGTGTCTAGCTGTTCCTGTTGCCTGCATACACTTGTACATGTGTTTTTGATAGTGGCCTTTTCTATTCTACGTGCtctttatgaatttttttttttcctgttgttTTAGAGATTCGAGGCAGTGAACCTACTACTGGCTTCAATTCTCCTATACTCCTCATTTAAGGTTAAATCTTCTCTTCTGAAAGGATGTAGCAAATTTTAAATGTAATCTATCCATTTTCTGTGGTTCCCCCATTCCCATACCCAAAGAAAGAGTTTGAGAAGTTACTAGTTTTTGGTCtgtaatggatttttttttggtgtcagAGTCAATATGATGAGTACAAAGAACTGATCAAGAATTAGTAGCTCAGATGCTTCTATTTCAATTGTATCGTAGATGTGGAAACTTCTTCCCCCTGCCTCCTCTCTTGGTTTGAGGGGAAACTTCTGTTACCTAATTATACTAAATCATTGCAAAATAGTCCCTCACAAGTATAAACTTAGTACAGACTGAAGGTAAAGTAGAGCAATATTGTCTCCACCCTTGGCCAGTAAGTCAAGCTGCAATGGTTGAACCATGTTCCATGTGGGTGCGGGTCAATATCCAAAATAGAAACCAAAGACATAATAGTGCTTGGAAAACCTTCTCTTCCACTTGTTTGGTCTTTAAAGCTTAAGTTGTTAGGTAATGGtggatttaatcatttaaccattattctaacactcCTTTTCGCATGTGAGCCTAGATTCCCCCTTAATAAATGGGGCCCAATACGTgggatttttaactttttaaatgggaggtagtgTGGAGGTAGGGTTCGAACTCATTACCACCTACTTTGACACTATGATAAATTAtagattgtcccaaaagcttaagtaaaggtgaatttaatcatttaaccatattgctaacaataattttattcGAAAAGAAAGGAAGGTCTCATGCAAGAGGTGATTCTTGAAGATTAAATGTCTAGTGACTTAAAATGTTTGTGATCTTTTGATAGCTATTTACCAGTGAAGAAGATGATAGTGACCTATCCGACAACTTTGTGGTGAAGACATGCCAAAGATTTATCCCTGTCACAGGTAATGTTCTGCTGTatatttctttccttctgaattcTTAATCGGACTATTAccattgctttatatatatttttctaggcTGGTACTCAACAGGGATCTTCTTACTTTCTGGGGCTGAGTCGTTAGTCAGGGCTGCTCTTGGCTCAATTTGAACTCTACTTGTGTAAAAATGTTGAACCTAGATTAGCCTAATTTGTAGGCTTGCTTATAAATCTGATtacctcttttttcttctgTCAAAATGTGAAATAAGGACATCTTAGTTATTGGGGTATTTATATACTTTTCTTGCACTTTTTAAAGTATGATCAGGTGCCTCCATCATCTGATTTTTACAATACACATTGGACAAAGGATTGGTTGCATTGAATGGGTTATTTCCTCTGACTAATTTTATGCCACTAATTTTTTATTGCCTTTTATAACTAGAGAGCAAACACCCAAACAATGTTGCTTCTCCTGTTTTTGACACACTCATAATCTGGAGCATGAGCACTGTTACTGCATTGATATAGTGTTCCATCTTTAGTAGTTAAAAACAATATACACATGATGGAAGCATTCTTTAGGCAGCTTCAGAATGGAGTTGTCATGTTTTTTAATGCCTTAAAGCTGATTGGCTCTGTACTAATTGATCTTTCTGCTCTAAAGTCTCATTCCTTTTTGTTCCTTGCAGCTAGTTATGATGGCAATCGTTTTATAACAAGTCAGGGTGGTGTCTGGAAAGTAAGTAACATTAGTGTGTCATATATTCAACATACATAGGATACAACTGTTTAAAGCTGCAAGGGACGGGTTAAAATTTAACCCTGGATCAGCAAGTagcattttttgtttctcagaGATTTAAAGTTCTTTACcatcttaaattaattttacttGATTTCTAACAGGTGTCACACATTTTGGGCAGGCCACTCCTTTACTTCTCACGGTAGCAGTTATTGAGCTCAGTGACATAGCATTTGCAGTAGGTTTTCCCAGTTTCTTAATACTGTCAGGCATATGTATTTATTTAGAGACTGGCATTTTGTGATGGAGATGTTGATACAGCGCTTATTTTCTTTAGGTTGACTCAATACCTGCAGTCTTTGGTGTAACACGGGATCCTTTCATAGTTTTTACTTCTAATCTCTTTGCGATCTTAGGTAATTCTTGTTACTTTTGGTAGTCCTTGTAAGTGCTATTAATATCTCTAAAACTGATTGTTCCTGTTAAAATTGAGTTGAGGTGTGTGTACAAATTGCATGCACTGTGTTCCTGGATCTCTTTTTACTTATTATCATACCATGATAACAAGTTTTTGGTGATTAAGAACTTTggtaattataaatatacaacACTGGCCATCAGTGATCTGGAAGCCTGTTTATGGATATGACATTTTAATCTGCAGTTTAATTTCATTTCCACATCtttatggtaatttttttttgttgatttagaGTTCCCTTATGAGCTACTTTTATACAACTGCTTGATGTATCAAAGATGCATTTCGATTGCATTTTGGAGTTGGTtatggaggaaaaaaatatgCATTTGTATCAGAAGATAATTACATGATCTAAAATTTATGTCAAATATTGATAATGGTCATTTTACTATATATTGCTGAAGGTGATTGCGTTCATATTAAATATAACTAGTTGACTGTATCTTCTTACACTGTAGGTTTGAGATCGCTTTACACTCTGATTTCTGAGGGTATGTCAGACTTGGAGTATTTACAGGTAAAAAGCTGACTTGCTCTTAACTAAATTTGCAATCTTTTCGACAGACATGCTCTTTTCAAATATTCACCAACTTGTTATGAGGCAATATGAACTGAGTGTTTGAGCCATTTGACataattaaaacttaaagagtCTGTTGTATGCTTATTTCATGGTTCTTTATTGGCACTGCTGTTGTTTCCCCATTTCCCTCTATTGCTAAGGTTTCTCTGCTTCTTGCAAACTGGTGGAACTGGTGCACCATGAATCTTGTAAGACTAACAGCCTCATAGTAGGAAAATAGAACTATCAGTTTTAATATTTGTCTCTATTATCTGAAGCAGCTATACAACAAAGAAACTCGGGTGAGGCAACTATGCTACCAGTCCCTGAGTGGTTGAGTCTAACTAGGATTTGCTTGCATATTGCTTACCAAAAAAGGATATGATTTGCCTGTACTAGCTGTTATTAAGAccaacattttcatttttattgtgCTAGATTTGGTTTTAAATTCCATGCTTAATGAATTCTTACTTTTTTCACTATctacttgaaaattttgcagCGTGTATAGTTTTTggttgatatattcaaatttagACAAACAAAAACCCACATTTCTTCCTTTGCTTTCTATCAGCCGGCAATTGGCATCGTACTGGGCTTTATTGGATGTAAGATGATCTTGGATTTTTTTGGTgagcatttattaattttatcacCTTGTTCTACGTGTACTCTTTTATAATTTctattccaaaattaaatattttcttctcaacTCTTTCTACAGGATTCCATGTCTCAACTGAAGCATCTCTTGGTGTTGTAGCTACTTGTCTTAGTGGTGGGGTGCTATTAAGTCTGTTGAATAAGTCTGATTAGCTAAAGAAGCAATTGATGAAGTAGCATGTGAAAAATctgtattatatttattatttttttaagtagtgCCACCAAGAAATTACATTGTTGCCTTCTCTCCTTCAGTTTCAATTATTAGAATAATGGGAAACAATGACCCGAATTAATAATGTGTTGGTGGTGAAAAATTAAGAAGCAAATTTTAATTTCTGGCTTAATAATATGGAGATCTACGCGCTATCACCATACTATACTACTTGAAAGAAGTCTTGACGTGCTTCTAGATAGGGTGGCAGGTGGCTGGTTGATTTTGCTGAATATTAGggccaaaaatagagaatggagttggagagagagagagagagagagagagagagagaaatagagattgGGAAGGAATTTGCCATATTTGCAAGTTTGAGTTATAGGAGAAAGTATCTCCTGCTTACGTTCTATACAAGAGCTCTCTCAGTGACATGTTTTAAAAGTGTCATCAATTACAACAGATCTATAACttgaaaaattttcatatgAGCCCGTCTTATATAACATTTCTTTCACTGACAAGTGGGTTCCATGTATGTTGTGATCAATAACACTTTTAGGCCTATCAAagaaatcaaatccaaaaagattAAGTTCGGATAATAAATGgtacaaacaaaaattattaatctAGTCATAAAATTGTACACCAATACAAGTTCATTGATGATGTTCTTAGATTTAAAATGGCAATCATGAGTGTGATGGAGGGAGAGAGTTTGATCAGTTGTTCatggtcaaatttttttttttggggccaaGTATTCTTCTCAATAAGAGCTCTTTGCCTTTGTTGAGAAGGGCTTTATTTATAATAAGAGAAGTGAAGTGGGGGAAGAGAATGGAAAAGTGTGGAAGAAGATTTTCTCAtattgctttaaaaaaataaaagtaaaaattttgtgTATCTAATATTGCTTtgaataattagaaaaaaaaaaaaaaataaataaatcctcaACAAAGACTcaacaaattcataatttttatttttactgtcAAGTTCGTCACTGCTCGCGACATCATGTCAAGCAGTCAAGGTGGAAAATAGTCTTATATGATTAATTGACTATTATTCATCAGGTAGCCCCATTGCACATAGACGCCA
The sequence above is drawn from the Quercus robur chromosome 7, dhQueRobu3.1, whole genome shotgun sequence genome and encodes:
- the LOC126691731 gene encoding thylakoid membrane protein TERC, chloroplastic isoform X1, with translation MGLASVIHPGMPRVSLPPKWTRLQLSHHHILTISTPTVGHNCRRAEYFPISCSRGTEQEDNLSTSESKRINSQSYDDIVNTETSDTSSSASHLETTQAHEYTSSVRTVALCVCTAVAFGIGLGLKDGVGKATEFFAGYILEQSLSVDNLFVFVLIFKYFKVPIMYQNRVLSYGIVGAVVFRLTLILLGAATLQRFEAVNLLLASILLYSSFKLFTSEEDDSDLSDNFVVKTCQRFIPVTASYDGNRFITSQGGVWKATPLLLTVAVIELSDIAFAVDSIPAVFGVTRDPFIVFTSNLFAILGLRSLYTLISEGMSDLEYLQPAIGIVLGFIGCKMILDFFGFHVSTEASLGVVATCLSGGVLLSLLNKSD
- the LOC126691731 gene encoding thylakoid membrane protein TERC, chloroplastic isoform X2, whose product is MGLASVIHPGMPRVSLPPKWTRLQLSHHHILTISTPTVGHNCRRAEYFPISCSRGTEQEDNLSTSESKRINSQSYDDIVNTETSDTSSSASHLETTQAHEYTSSVRTVALCVCTAVAFGIGLGLKDGVGKATEFFAGYILEQSLSVDNLFVFVLIFKYFKVPIMYQNRVLSYGIVGAVVFRLTLILLGAATLQRFEAVNLLLASILLYSSFKLFTSEEDDSDLSDNFVVKTCQRFIPVTASYDGNRFITSQGGVWKATPLLLTVAVIELSDIAFAVDSIPAVFGVTRDPFIVFTSNLFAILGLRSLYTLISEGMSDLEYLQRV